From Rhodohalobacter sp. SW132, the proteins below share one genomic window:
- a CDS encoding enolase C-terminal domain-like protein → MFSLYRYRLPFSERFTTAAGSFENREGFILRYRNSQCDLIGESAPLTGFSSENHKQVQTVYSNFRGSIEEFYSEPFTLDSLAHFTSALPQIPSFQFGVSSLGLMLLCHRSNQSLSTLLNHSVQNQLEINAVIGIGDRDYILNRISDGVDQGFRVFKIKTGNQPGELAQILNNASSRFPGIQFRIDANRSWPLEQISILSELFAHLPVEYLEEPVRLTNIRQITEITERSHLPIALDESIPKFGYANVFRFESESLFYILKPMLLGNLIPLFATISRYDHLVDRVIFTTALESIVGRRFITLLAGIFGSRISAHGLNTGDFFSYDLSKTSDDKNHALLDNVSGQSIVPFNSLDPERLEKLF, encoded by the coding sequence ATGTTTAGCCTCTACAGATATCGACTCCCTTTTTCCGAACGGTTTACCACCGCTGCCGGCTCCTTTGAAAACAGAGAAGGATTTATTTTACGTTATCGAAATTCTCAATGTGACCTGATCGGGGAATCAGCTCCGCTCACTGGTTTTTCTTCTGAAAACCATAAACAGGTTCAAACTGTTTATTCAAATTTCAGAGGGTCGATCGAGGAGTTTTATTCTGAACCATTCACCCTGGATTCACTCGCTCATTTTACATCTGCATTACCTCAAATTCCATCCTTCCAATTCGGCGTTAGCAGCCTCGGGTTGATGCTGCTTTGTCATCGAAGCAACCAATCGCTGTCAACCCTTTTAAATCATTCCGTTCAAAATCAGCTTGAAATCAATGCCGTTATCGGAATAGGTGACAGAGATTACATTTTAAACCGTATTTCTGATGGCGTTGATCAGGGATTCAGAGTGTTCAAAATTAAAACTGGAAATCAACCGGGTGAGTTAGCTCAAATTCTGAATAACGCCTCCAGCCGGTTCCCTGGAATTCAATTTCGAATTGATGCCAACCGTTCCTGGCCACTTGAACAAATCTCAATTTTATCGGAACTGTTTGCTCATCTTCCGGTAGAGTATCTTGAAGAGCCGGTTAGGCTTACAAACATCCGTCAAATAACCGAAATCACGGAACGCTCACATCTGCCAATTGCGCTTGATGAATCCATTCCAAAATTCGGATACGCAAATGTTTTCCGATTCGAATCTGAATCACTCTTTTATATTCTTAAACCTATGCTGCTTGGAAATTTAATCCCTTTATTTGCAACAATTTCCCGTTACGATCATCTTGTAGACAGAGTGATTTTTACCACTGCTCTTGAATCTATCGTTGGAAGGAGGTTCATTACACTTTTAGCCGGCATATTCGGCAGCCGAATTTCGGCGCACGGATTAAATACCGGAGACTTTTTTTCGTATGATTTATCGAAGACATCGGATGACAAAAACCATGCGCTTTTAGATAATGTTTCCGGTCAATCGA
- a CDS encoding 1,4-dihydroxy-2-naphthoate polyprenyltransferase, whose product MKKNKIELWLSASRPKTLAAAVVPVLTGAAIAWNHQLFRFDTTFVALFCALTIQVGTNFANDYFDFIKGADTDERLGFERATAAGLITPKAMRNATIAAMLIAFFAGLYLVWIGGWVVLLIGLLSLLFGVLYTGGPYPLGYNGLGDLFVFIFFGIVAVTGTYYVNALSWSVTSFWASIPVGALCVNILVVNNLRDIEQDRAANKRTLGVLFGENMLKAEYTAMLVLSYLSLSLMHVLTDASGWIYLAYLTLFPAYKLNQTIWTNIDKKELNDTLAETARLMMMFGFLLAAAFIIDTYV is encoded by the coding sequence TTGAAAAAGAATAAAATAGAGCTCTGGCTGAGCGCATCCCGCCCTAAAACCCTGGCGGCTGCAGTAGTGCCTGTATTAACCGGCGCCGCGATCGCCTGGAACCATCAGCTTTTCCGTTTTGACACCACATTTGTCGCCCTGTTTTGCGCCCTCACTATCCAGGTCGGTACCAATTTTGCCAACGATTATTTCGATTTTATAAAAGGTGCCGATACCGATGAACGTCTCGGTTTTGAACGGGCAACGGCTGCCGGACTCATCACCCCCAAAGCGATGCGAAATGCTACAATCGCCGCCATGCTTATAGCTTTTTTTGCCGGGCTTTACCTTGTGTGGATCGGCGGCTGGGTTGTACTTCTGATCGGGCTCCTATCGCTCCTTTTTGGCGTGCTTTATACCGGCGGCCCCTACCCGCTTGGATATAATGGACTGGGTGACCTTTTTGTGTTTATCTTTTTTGGAATCGTTGCTGTAACAGGAACGTATTATGTGAATGCTTTGAGCTGGTCAGTAACCTCTTTCTGGGCCTCCATTCCGGTTGGCGCACTCTGTGTAAATATTCTGGTTGTAAATAATCTCCGTGATATTGAACAGGACCGGGCGGCCAATAAACGAACCCTTGGGGTGCTATTTGGTGAAAACATGCTGAAGGCTGAGTACACCGCAATGCTTGTCCTCTCATACTTGTCTCTTTCATTGATGCACGTTTTAACGGATGCCTCCGGATGGATTTATCTCGCCTACCTAACCCTATTTCCAGCCTACAAATTGAATCAAACGATCTGGACCAACATCGATAAAAAAGAGCTAAACGATACCCTTGCTGAAACAGCCCGATTGATGATGATGTTTGGATTTCTGCTCGCTGCCGCTTTTATCATTGATACCTATGTTTAG
- a CDS encoding glutamine synthetase beta-grasp domain-containing protein: protein MAYSKLEYIWLDGYEPTQHLRSKTRVIHDFSGKLEDAPIWAFDGSSTLQATGSSSDCLLKPVAIYPDPDVKHGYLVMTEVLNSDGTPHETNSRAAIDEDDTDFWFGFEQEYFLVDPETNRPLGFPINGYPAPQGLYYCGVGARNVFGREIIDEHLDICLEAGLNVEGTNGEVAAGQWEFQIFAKGAAQAGDEIWVGRYLIERTARKYGIAVDWHPKPLGDTDWNGSGMHANFSNGFMRDTGGEENMKKICEEFGKHIQEHIDVYGADNDKRLTGKHETQSIDKFSYGVSDRGASIRIPISTIDDGWKGRLEDRRPASNACPYEVASRIIKTVRNVKP, encoded by the coding sequence ATGGCATACTCTAAACTTGAATACATTTGGCTTGATGGATATGAGCCTACTCAGCATCTGAGAAGTAAAACCAGAGTTATACACGATTTTAGCGGAAAACTTGAAGATGCACCCATTTGGGCATTTGATGGAAGTTCAACTCTCCAGGCAACCGGGAGCTCTTCTGATTGTCTGTTGAAACCGGTTGCGATCTATCCTGATCCTGATGTGAAGCATGGATACCTGGTGATGACTGAAGTTCTGAATTCAGACGGTACCCCGCACGAAACGAATTCAAGAGCTGCAATTGATGAAGATGACACCGATTTTTGGTTTGGTTTTGAACAGGAATATTTCCTTGTAGATCCTGAAACAAATCGCCCCCTCGGATTTCCGATCAACGGGTATCCCGCACCGCAAGGCCTCTACTATTGCGGCGTTGGAGCAAGGAATGTTTTTGGACGCGAAATTATCGACGAACATCTTGATATCTGCCTGGAAGCAGGATTGAATGTTGAGGGCACAAATGGCGAAGTTGCAGCCGGACAGTGGGAATTTCAGATTTTTGCAAAAGGCGCAGCCCAGGCCGGTGACGAAATCTGGGTTGGCCGCTACCTGATAGAGCGAACCGCACGCAAGTATGGAATTGCAGTAGACTGGCATCCGAAACCACTCGGTGATACGGATTGGAACGGATCAGGAATGCACGCCAACTTTTCCAACGGTTTCATGAGAGATACCGGCGGCGAGGAAAATATGAAAAAGATTTGTGAAGAGTTCGGAAAGCACATCCAAGAACATATTGATGTTTACGGTGCTGATAACGACAAGCGACTTACAGGTAAACACGAAACGCAGTCTATCGACAAATTCAGCTATGGTGTATCTGACCGGGGAGCTTCTATCCGGATTCCGATCTCTACGATCGATGATGGCTGGAAAGGACGTCTGGAAGACCGTCGTCCCGCTTCAAATGCCTGCCCGTATGAAGTAGCTTCACGAATTATTAAAACGGTACGTAACGTTAAGCCGTAA
- a CDS encoding glutamine synthetase family protein has product MKYTKDEIAGLIESHPSNHIKVAVTDIDGVLRGKLISKKIFLKALHSGTGFCNVIFGWDVNDNVYEDSKVTGWHTGFPDSKVTIDPGTFRAIPWENDTPFFLADFNQSKELSGVCPRSLLKKVEKECHSMGYRPFFSSEYEWYNFSETPQSLSEKGGVNPTPFTPGMFGYSMLRASQQNDYFNALAEELSLFHVPVEGIHTETGDGVYEACIEYTTVLEAADRSVLFKNGVKEIASRFDIMPSFMAKWNNHLPGSGGHIHQSLWDEDGSKNLFYDEERKEKYSELMEHYIAGQLHCLPYILPLYAPTVNSYKRFVSGSWASTSVSWAVDNRTTALRVIASGPEAARLETRVPGADANPYLAIAAALASGLYGIKNRLTLNTPQTEGNEYSRDTSEQLPATLKDATEKMKASDLPAELFGKAFTEHFIYTREWEWKQFSQAVTDWELKRYFEII; this is encoded by the coding sequence ATGAAATACACGAAAGATGAAATTGCGGGATTAATTGAATCACATCCGTCAAATCACATAAAAGTAGCTGTAACGGATATTGACGGAGTGTTGCGCGGAAAGCTGATCTCGAAGAAAATTTTCCTGAAAGCACTTCACAGCGGCACCGGATTTTGCAATGTTATCTTTGGGTGGGATGTAAATGACAATGTGTATGAAGATTCAAAAGTTACAGGCTGGCACACCGGTTTTCCCGATTCAAAAGTGACCATCGATCCCGGAACGTTTCGAGCAATTCCGTGGGAAAACGATACTCCGTTTTTCCTGGCTGATTTTAATCAATCGAAAGAATTAAGCGGAGTTTGTCCGCGTTCACTCCTTAAAAAAGTTGAGAAGGAATGCCATTCAATGGGTTACCGTCCTTTTTTTTCAAGTGAATATGAGTGGTATAATTTCAGTGAAACTCCACAATCATTAAGTGAAAAAGGGGGCGTAAATCCAACGCCATTCACACCGGGTATGTTCGGATATTCAATGCTTCGTGCATCACAACAGAACGATTATTTCAACGCACTGGCTGAGGAATTGAGCCTGTTTCATGTTCCGGTGGAAGGAATTCATACAGAGACGGGTGACGGAGTATATGAAGCGTGTATCGAATATACCACAGTTCTCGAAGCTGCCGACAGAAGTGTTCTTTTTAAAAATGGAGTGAAAGAGATCGCTTCAAGGTTTGATATCATGCCCAGTTTTATGGCGAAATGGAACAATCATCTGCCGGGCAGCGGAGGTCATATACACCAGAGCTTGTGGGATGAGGATGGAAGTAAAAACCTCTTTTATGATGAAGAACGAAAAGAAAAGTATTCTGAATTGATGGAGCACTATATCGCGGGTCAGCTTCATTGCCTTCCCTATATCCTGCCGCTGTATGCTCCAACGGTAAACAGTTACAAACGATTTGTTTCAGGTTCATGGGCATCTACGAGCGTCAGCTGGGCTGTAGATAACCGGACGACTGCACTGCGTGTGATCGCATCAGGGCCCGAAGCTGCCCGCCTGGAGACGCGCGTGCCAGGCGCCGATGCGAATCCCTACCTGGCAATAGCAGCGGCTCTGGCGTCTGGATTGTACGGCATCAAAAATAGGCTTACTTTAAATACACCTCAGACAGAAGGAAATGAATACAGCCGGGATACATCCGAACAACTGCCGGCCACACTGAAAGATGCCACGGAAAAAATGAAGGCATCCGATCTTCCGGCTGAACTTTTTGGTAAAGCATTTACGGAACATTTCATCTACACACGGGAGTGGGAATGGAAACAATTCTCACAAGCCGTAACGGACTGGGAGTTAAAACGATATTTTGAAATCATCTGA
- a CDS encoding HAD-IIA family hydrolase produces the protein MEKVSFKSIISNYKAVFVDSYGVLKNHQGLIDGVETAIKHVRDEGKILRVLTNDASRSQDEQVEMFMNIGLNTLKSSEIITSGMLARHFLELKIKTGKIAYLGTPSSARYFLQFGIEPVPVAEIDLEDIDDILAFVFLDDEGFDWNEGINKTVNFLRRKNLPVIVANSDKYYPISNNDVAVAIGGISRLIESVLNQKFIRFGKPDSQMFMYAYDDINKYGNFSKSDILMVGDTLHTDILGGNKFGLKTLLVLSGNTRPENFEMKINSTGIIPDYITDSILT, from the coding sequence ATGGAAAAAGTATCTTTTAAATCAATTATCTCAAACTATAAGGCAGTTTTTGTAGATTCCTACGGAGTACTGAAAAATCATCAGGGTTTGATTGATGGCGTGGAAACTGCGATCAAACACGTGCGCGATGAGGGTAAAATTTTGCGTGTACTCACCAATGATGCATCCCGCAGCCAGGATGAACAGGTGGAGATGTTCATGAACATCGGGCTTAATACGTTGAAAAGCAGTGAAATTATCACCTCCGGTATGCTTGCCAGGCATTTCCTGGAATTGAAAATTAAAACGGGGAAAATTGCCTACCTCGGCACACCAAGTTCTGCAAGGTATTTTTTGCAGTTTGGGATTGAACCGGTTCCCGTAGCTGAAATCGACCTGGAGGATATCGACGATATTCTCGCTTTTGTTTTCCTGGATGATGAAGGCTTTGACTGGAATGAAGGGATCAACAAAACGGTGAATTTTCTGCGGCGCAAAAACCTTCCGGTGATTGTTGCCAACTCCGATAAATACTATCCGATCTCTAACAATGATGTCGCCGTGGCAATTGGGGGGATTTCCAGGCTGATAGAATCAGTTCTGAACCAGAAGTTCATCCGTTTCGGAAAGCCAGATTCCCAGATGTTCATGTATGCGTATGACGATATCAACAAGTACGGTAACTTTTCCAAAAGTGATATCCTGATGGTGGGGGATACGCTGCATACCGATATCCTGGGCGGAAATAAATTTGGCCTGAAAACGCTGCTGGTACTTTCCGGAAATACTCGCCCGGAAAACTTTGAGATGAAAATTAACTCCACCGGTATTATACCCGATTATATTACAGACTCCATTCTCACCTGA
- a CDS encoding 1,4-dihydroxy-2-naphthoyl-CoA synthase, producing MSDWKTVKEYEDITYKKSNGVARIAINRPNIRNAFRPKTLYEMEEALIDSREDTSIGVILLSGEGPADDGVWSFCSGGDQKVRGKRGYEGGDGVQRLNVLDIQRLIRFMSKVVICVVPGWAVGGGHSLHVVCDLTLASKEHAIFKQTDADVASFDGGFGSALLARQVGQKRAREIFFLGRSYSAQEAYEMGMVNEVVPHEELEETAYQWAQEILEKSPTAIRMIKFAFNLVDDGMVGQQVFSGEATRLAYMTDEAEEGRNAFLEKRKPDFKKFPWLSL from the coding sequence ATGTCTGACTGGAAAACGGTAAAAGAGTACGAAGATATCACATACAAGAAATCAAACGGTGTTGCACGGATAGCCATTAATCGGCCTAATATCCGAAATGCATTTCGGCCGAAAACTCTTTATGAAATGGAAGAGGCACTGATCGATTCTCGTGAAGACACTTCTATTGGTGTCATTCTGCTTTCCGGAGAAGGTCCCGCAGATGATGGCGTCTGGTCGTTTTGTTCGGGCGGTGATCAAAAAGTACGCGGCAAACGGGGCTATGAAGGCGGCGACGGCGTGCAGCGACTGAATGTTCTCGATATCCAGCGGCTGATCCGTTTTATGAGTAAGGTTGTAATCTGCGTCGTCCCGGGCTGGGCGGTTGGCGGCGGCCACAGCCTGCATGTGGTTTGCGATTTGACCCTTGCCAGTAAAGAGCACGCTATTTTCAAACAGACAGATGCCGATGTAGCCAGTTTTGATGGCGGCTTCGGTTCGGCACTCCTCGCCCGGCAGGTTGGGCAGAAACGTGCCCGCGAGATTTTCTTTCTCGGCCGAAGTTATTCCGCTCAGGAGGCATACGAAATGGGAATGGTGAACGAAGTGGTTCCCCACGAAGAACTTGAAGAGACCGCATATCAGTGGGCACAGGAAATTCTTGAAAAAAGTCCGACCGCCATCCGAATGATTAAATTCGCTTTTAATTTAGTGGATGACGGAATGGTGGGGCAGCAGGTATTTTCGGGCGAAGCGACACGGCTGGCCTACATGACCGATGAAGCTGAAGAGGGACGCAACGCATTTCTGGAAAAACGAAAACCCGATTTCAAAAAATTCCCCTGGCTTTCACTATGA
- the menH gene encoding 2-succinyl-6-hydroxy-2,4-cyclohexadiene-1-carboxylate synthase — MKLYTNGVMYKVNIHQNRADLPYLFFLHGFMGSSKVFEPVISRVRETCNPVTIDLLGHGDTIISDEVNPDRFAAQNQVADLLSVLNRLKLPDLFIYGYSMGGRLAQHLVANHPSYFSGLILESTHCGITDSNERENRAATDENRAQEIEEDFESFVDEWIRLPLFDSQNDESEINYEQIIRQQNPKWMAASLRGFGAGVMSPVCKTLADLNHPKLLIAGKIDQKYVDKMTQMAQLCSNATVEIIEDAGHRVHADRPEQIAKILTQFLNSHV, encoded by the coding sequence ATGAAACTTTATACAAACGGCGTGATGTACAAAGTTAACATCCATCAAAACCGGGCTGACCTTCCGTACCTCTTCTTTTTACACGGTTTTATGGGCTCATCCAAAGTGTTTGAACCGGTTATCAGCAGAGTCCGAGAGACGTGTAACCCTGTCACGATCGACCTTCTCGGCCACGGCGATACGATCATCAGCGATGAAGTGAATCCGGATCGATTTGCTGCCCAGAACCAGGTCGCCGATCTGCTGTCTGTTCTCAATCGACTGAAGCTGCCTGACCTTTTTATTTATGGCTACAGCATGGGCGGACGCCTCGCACAGCATCTTGTGGCTAATCATCCCTCCTATTTTTCAGGGTTGATCCTGGAGAGCACCCATTGCGGAATTACAGATTCTAATGAGCGTGAAAATCGTGCAGCGACTGATGAAAACCGGGCGCAGGAGATTGAAGAAGATTTTGAATCGTTTGTTGATGAGTGGATTCGCCTGCCTCTGTTCGATTCCCAAAATGATGAGTCGGAAATCAATTATGAACAGATCATCAGACAGCAAAACCCAAAATGGATGGCTGCTTCACTACGGGGTTTCGGGGCCGGTGTGATGTCTCCCGTTTGCAAAACTCTTGCTGATTTAAACCATCCGAAACTCCTGATCGCCGGAAAAATTGATCAAAAATATGTTGATAAGATGACTCAAATGGCTCAACTTTGCAGCAATGCTACAGTAGAAATTATTGAAGATGCCGGCCACCGGGTTCATGCCGACCGGCCGGAACAGATTGCCAAAATATTAACTCAATTTTTAAACAGCCATGTCTGA
- the menD gene encoding 2-succinyl-5-enolpyruvyl-6-hydroxy-3-cyclohexene-1-carboxylic-acid synthase encodes MSSDRLLSPYETAAELIHALTGFGVRHAVISPGSRSTPLTLACAHHQKIKSTVVLDERSAAFIALGIGKQTGVPAILVCTSGTAAANYFPAVAEARASGVPIVVLTADRPPNLRGIGSSQTIDQIKLFGDHTVLFHELGEPVNQSWDIDRIRFSARQAISDAVTKGGAAHINVPFRKPLEPEENELKRAENLFRSENENSFNQKADLTKSVILGNEITDRIKHAENPLIIAGPSNAFQSPEKLAFRFAEQFIGPIIAEPGSQLGEHPLRVHRYEQFLRNPATRQKLKPDLILRFGDQPFTKSVLTALEDWKDVDTIRFDYRNSWQDHQMSSDLVVNLSPGETIDLEIFDQTTSYKLTVWKDADQEAGEILHSFLEKENRLTDGHIFSRFIHDSNEGNSIMLSNSLPPRDAALFGEPGQHVTVNRGAAGIDGILSTAIGTAIASGKPTTCLTGDLAFLHDSNALLTLQKSETPFTVIVVNNKGGNIFRMLPVYDQKKTYTDFFETPQNVNIEDIAKAHNIIYQRVENRQQLEETGLSSVKNPGVRIIECITDPDASMSMRKELWGS; translated from the coding sequence ATGAGCTCTGACCGCCTGCTCTCCCCATATGAAACTGCAGCTGAACTGATTCATGCCCTCACTGGGTTTGGTGTCCGTCACGCTGTCATATCCCCCGGGAGCCGCTCCACTCCGCTGACACTGGCCTGTGCGCATCACCAGAAGATCAAATCAACAGTGGTGCTGGATGAACGGTCAGCCGCATTCATCGCTTTGGGAATTGGAAAGCAGACCGGCGTTCCGGCCATTCTTGTTTGCACTTCCGGAACTGCAGCGGCGAACTATTTTCCGGCTGTGGCAGAAGCCCGCGCCTCCGGTGTACCGATAGTGGTTCTCACTGCTGACCGGCCGCCAAACCTTCGCGGTATCGGCAGCTCCCAGACGATTGATCAGATAAAACTCTTTGGGGATCACACCGTACTTTTTCATGAACTTGGTGAACCGGTCAATCAAAGCTGGGACATTGACAGAATCCGATTTTCTGCAAGACAGGCGATTTCAGATGCTGTAACGAAAGGCGGAGCAGCCCACATCAACGTACCTTTTCGAAAACCACTTGAACCGGAAGAAAACGAATTAAAGCGAGCGGAAAACCTATTCCGAAGTGAGAATGAAAACAGTTTTAATCAAAAAGCCGATCTCACCAAATCCGTAATCCTGGGTAATGAGATCACAGATCGCATCAAACATGCGGAAAATCCGCTGATTATAGCCGGACCTTCAAATGCATTTCAATCCCCTGAAAAGCTTGCTTTCCGGTTTGCCGAACAATTCATTGGTCCGATTATCGCGGAGCCGGGTTCTCAGCTGGGTGAACATCCGCTCAGAGTTCACCGTTATGAACAGTTTTTACGAAATCCAGCTACTCGTCAAAAACTCAAACCCGATCTGATTCTCCGTTTTGGTGACCAGCCATTCACAAAATCGGTGCTAACCGCACTGGAGGATTGGAAGGATGTTGATACGATACGGTTTGATTACCGGAATTCATGGCAGGATCACCAGATGAGCTCAGATCTTGTGGTGAATCTCTCCCCCGGTGAAACAATTGATTTGGAAATATTTGACCAAACCACTTCCTACAAACTAACCGTATGGAAAGATGCAGATCAAGAAGCCGGTGAAATTCTGCACTCGTTCTTAGAAAAGGAAAACAGGTTAACAGACGGTCATATATTCTCCCGCTTTATACATGATAGCAACGAAGGAAACAGCATCATGCTTTCGAACTCTCTCCCGCCTCGGGATGCGGCGTTGTTTGGCGAACCGGGACAACATGTAACGGTCAACCGCGGAGCTGCGGGCATCGACGGGATTTTATCCACAGCGATCGGCACCGCAATTGCATCCGGCAAGCCCACAACCTGCCTGACCGGTGATCTCGCTTTTCTTCACGATTCAAATGCCTTGCTCACATTACAAAAATCAGAAACTCCGTTCACCGTTATAGTTGTAAACAACAAAGGCGGAAATATTTTTCGAATGCTGCCTGTTTACGATCAGAAAAAGACGTACACCGACTTTTTTGAAACACCACAAAATGTAAACATTGAGGACATCGCAAAGGCGCACAACATCATATATCAGCGTGTAGAAAATCGTCAGCAACTGGAGGAAACCGGACTTTCGTCAGTTAAAAATCCAGGAGTACGGATCATCGAATGCATTACCGATCCCGACGCAAGTATGAGTATGAGAAAAGAATTGTGGGGATCGTAG
- a CDS encoding isochorismate synthase MenF gives MISAERFPKTTTEFIETLDSESFKAFLHALSQEKKNPDRLISITLPIAPIDPLVALEQHSSEEDKFYWDHPVNKISISAAGKVSELRATGQNRFDEISEKTNKLKKRISAYTSVTHNMAGPLFLGGYSFGDHNVGKIWKRFGAARFVLPEWILVKSGHRHMLTLILERKSKAIHDIYMEIIERVTDFLNISGRHALPAPAINGNQNILCNMQSAFDKPTWLDRVDRAKDLIHEKAFEKIVLARSVKLKSKHNLNPTLLSYHLREKYPECYNFIIQIDKETSFIGATPERLASFEDGTFKTEGLAGSTSRGKSASEDAALAQSLLDSHKDRIEHQFVVRAIDNSLAPYSYRVEHPNKPQIKKLNNVQHLFTPISATIKSGVKIHDLVQQLHPTPAVGGFPRENAVPFIQEIEQIERGWYAAPVGWYNLNGCGEFAVAIRSALLHKNNAHLFAGCGIVGDSDPESEWQETLMKFQPITTALNEL, from the coding sequence ATGATATCTGCAGAACGGTTTCCAAAAACCACAACAGAATTTATTGAAACGCTGGACAGCGAGTCTTTCAAAGCGTTTCTTCATGCGTTATCCCAGGAAAAAAAGAACCCGGATCGCCTGATATCTATCACTCTGCCGATCGCTCCTATCGACCCGCTCGTTGCGCTGGAACAGCACTCTTCTGAAGAGGATAAATTTTATTGGGATCATCCCGTAAATAAAATCTCTATTTCTGCAGCAGGTAAAGTTTCAGAATTACGTGCTACGGGACAAAACCGATTTGATGAGATTTCTGAAAAGACAAACAAACTGAAGAAGAGAATCTCTGCCTACACATCAGTCACTCATAACATGGCCGGGCCGCTGTTTTTAGGCGGATACAGTTTTGGCGATCACAATGTTGGTAAAATCTGGAAACGATTTGGAGCCGCACGTTTTGTGCTGCCGGAGTGGATTCTTGTAAAAAGCGGTCACAGGCATATGCTGACGCTCATACTCGAGCGGAAATCAAAAGCGATTCACGATATCTACATGGAGATTATTGAGCGGGTTACCGACTTTCTCAATATTTCGGGCAGACATGCCTTACCAGCGCCAGCCATAAATGGCAATCAGAATATTCTTTGCAACATGCAGTCTGCTTTTGATAAACCAACCTGGTTGGATCGTGTGGATCGCGCCAAAGATCTGATCCACGAAAAAGCATTCGAGAAAATTGTGCTCGCACGATCGGTCAAGTTGAAATCGAAACATAATCTGAATCCAACGCTTCTCAGCTACCATCTGCGTGAAAAATATCCGGAATGCTACAATTTTATCATTCAGATTGATAAGGAAACATCGTTCATTGGTGCCACCCCGGAACGGCTCGCTTCTTTTGAGGACGGAACCTTCAAAACCGAAGGCCTTGCCGGAAGTACATCCCGCGGGAAAAGTGCCTCAGAAGACGCTGCCCTCGCACAATCTCTTCTTGACAGCCACAAAGACCGGATAGAGCATCAATTTGTGGTACGCGCAATTGACAACTCTCTCGCTCCGTACAGTTACAGGGTGGAGCACCCCAATAAGCCGCAAATAAAAAAACTGAATAACGTTCAACATCTCTTCACTCCTATTTCTGCTACCATCAAAAGCGGCGTGAAGATTCATGATCTTGTTCAGCAGCTTCATCCAACTCCTGCTGTTGGCGGTTTTCCGAGGGAGAACGCCGTGCCGTTTATCCAGGAAATTGAGCAGATCGAACGCGGATGGTACGCTGCACCCGTGGGCTGGTACAATTTGAACGGATGCGGAGAATTTGCCGTGGCGATCCGAAGCGCCCTGCTCCATAAAAATAACGCACACCTTTTTGCAGGATGCGGGATCGTGGGTGATTCTGACCCCGAAAGTGAATGGCAGGAGACCCTGATGAAATTTCAGCCCATCACCACTGCGCTGAATGAGCTCTGA
- a CDS encoding DUF4290 domain-containing protein, translating to MFLDQGKPKDYDCGYNMDLMIAAIPNIDDHGERLKYAKRVVGLIKQSHPNWVEKNGQSKLAWDYFFELAEFDPTEYGIQNPFEIGQPDDAK from the coding sequence ATGTTTTTAGATCAAGGTAAACCAAAAGATTACGACTGTGGCTATAACATGGATCTGATGATCGCTGCTATTCCAAATATTGATGATCACGGAGAGAGGCTGAAATACGCAAAACGTGTTGTTGGCCTGATCAAACAGAGCCACCCGAACTGGGTTGAAAAAAACGGACAGAGCAAGCTGGCATGGGATTATTTCTTTGAACTGGCTGAATTTGATCCAACAGAATACGGGATCCAGAATCCGTTTGAAATCGGTCAGCCCGACGACGCAAAATAG